TGGCACTTATGTAACCGGATGGTTGAATGGTGGACACCCCACAGTAGCAGACGGTCAGGTCAGCAGGCAGGTGTGTTTTCACTACACATCAagctgctgtgattggtcaaaaaacaTCAAAGTGAGAAATTGTGGTTCATATTATGTGTACTTTCTTAGTGGTACACCTGGTTGTAATCTCCGTTATTGTAGCACTAACTAAAAAGTACAAGGTGCAAGTAAAGTAATACATGTTCTATCATTTCATTTAAGTAGGCTTCATTCtattaaagataaaaaagaaaaaaaaaactgccctTAACTTCAATATGTGAATTTGCATAacttaagcaaagaaaaaaaaaaacctgtgagGTAGCACAACGTACCACTCGCGTTAGCAAGCAAGAACAgttttcttgaaacttaatATGAGGACAACTATTCTTTTAAGCCGTTTTGAAGATCaagtaagaaataaataatGCTAATAGATCTTACTGGAAAGTCAAACTAGGTAAAATAATACATTAAATTAGCAAAGCATTTTTTGTCACTTGTCACGATGATTAGAAATATACACTGAGTTCAAACACACCATgaatttgttaaataaactaCGATGGACAGATATTTTAACTTAGAAGATGTGCAGGGAAATGCGGGTTATGAACCTGCttacttgttttaatattttaaaatcggTATAGGGATACACACTTTTTAATGAGAAACGGAATGCATAACGACCATAGGTACAGTCAACTCTCGTCTTGCGCGCACGCCGCCAATGCGAACAGCAGCTAAAATTACCTTTCTACTGCAGACTCTTGCTTGCTAACAAGGACACTAACTCGCGGTCCCGATGGGTTTGTTCTTTTAATGTTGAGGACAATTTTGGATTAGGGTTGAGTCTCTTTGAGAAATAAACGCACAATTTAATGAAATACCTGTTACCTGCGTTTGTTTTTATTGAGTATGACAATAGGCTATTTACACGTTGGTGTCATTTTACTCACTACCAGAATCCTCCGAGACCCGGATTACATAAAACGTTCTACCGATCTAGCTAAATCCAGGCCAGACGGTGGAGTTTTACTGTGTGAATTAGGGAGTGTGCAAGTCGTGTACCACGCGTGCGAGGGACTCTAAATGTCAATTGTATCCTCGCGCGTGCTGAAAGTGAGAAACCCAACAAATCGACTCTAGAAAATTGAGTTGAACTAggaatcaaagaaaaatctttCGACTCTGACGAGAATGACAACCTGCTTACTCCGGGTCTCCATTACAGATCTCCCGTCGTTAGCAATTTTGGAAAGCTTCATCTCAGTTAACTCACATCTTTCTTGGCCACTTTCCAATACTCCTGGCATACAAAAACACCGAACTAGCTCACGCAGCTGTTATACAGCTGGGTTCAGTTGACTCGCTGTGTTATACTAAATACCGCTAAGATATTTCCCAGCGCTACTTTATTTTAAAATCCCTCCCCGAGAGCGGTCTTCATCGCTAATAACGCTGCccaaatgaataaaataaggTCATCAATGAATTCCAGTTTCGCCGAACATTTGTGGTGAGAGCATCGCCTTGTCGCCCCATATAAGGGAATTCAAGAAAGTcccggattctggattccacgcAGACTTTTTTATTACGTAAGTAAAAATCTTTCGGTGAaacctctttcttcaacttggatGTTTCGCTGTTTTCATTACTATCTGCTCGCTAGAAATTGTTGAGTTTGTCGCGAATCTTGCCAtgacagtgccgtagcaagggtaatataagtgggggggcacgcgagcgccggaggcgcgagcctctaggggggtgtgggggcatgctctcccagaaaattttaaaatctaaaggcttggaaatgcaatttctagcgttctccaagagctatttatGATTTACGCacatcgcgaattatttacttcgtacagtctcagcaaaccaatgcacattgagagtatagagcggttttcaagtgactgtcgaaaaactaaaaccaaagcaattactccgaccaatattaatcacaacacgaacaaacagcgccgtgaaccaatcacagttcatagcaattacctgtaacttgctcaaagcgcagCAAAagtcacgcgtacgtggtgcgattggttttggttttacttctctttggttgaaaaactggcgcgagtcttttaagccaatcactaagtgtagcaatcgcaatcacgtaattgctttcgacagtcatttgaaaactgctctaacccCTGCAACGTctattacaaaatagaaaaccgtctatctctgtatcttgaaaccagcaaatctttcacctttcagagtcatcatagtaagttcgtagttattaaactgtctgagttgcgcTAGACGAGCAAACGAAGaattcatcggcaggtcgttttttgaaaacttcccaaaaagttgcttgataatattttattttcaacattttatacaggcctgttttttagggaaaaaaactgggggggcacgccccccccggcccctccccttgctacggcactgcattATTACAGCCCTAAAATGTTCGGGTCTTTCGCACGCGTTtcgttgtgttgtagaaaaaaataaaaatgctattcaccagcctaggtcggtccgtattgggaaaaactgtgttCTCTGTCTTGAGTACCgccctcgggcacagtttttcccaatacggacctacTGACTGGTGAATAACTTATATTTAATtttctatatttacttcaacggcgtcCCTTGCCAACTCAATTGAATATTCACGCAATTAATTTGAGGAATAGGATTATCTTCAAACAAACACAATGGCACAAATGTTTATGTTCAAGTGACGATTTCCTCGGTTTCACCGTACTTCTTAATTGTTCAAACTCCCGGACAGTGTCATCAAGGCATTTTAAGAAGTTgacaaaaattacatttttaTTAGCCAAACACTCCGCAAGAGACGGCCTCAGTTGTTGTTTTATGACCGAAAATCCGACAAGTCTCAAGAAAATTCCACTTTGAAGCCTTTTACCTTCTTTCATTATACCTTAACGTCCTGTTTCAACCTCTTCGTTGACTCCTCTCCTTGAGTAATTATAAAACCCAATAAGTATACAATTAAACCGCtttttaaatgatgatgatttCTTCCAGTGTTACGTAAGTCACTCCGCTACGCCGACAGAGTCAGCTAGGCTCAGTTGATGTTTGCGTGAAATCATTTATTCGAGCAGAGGTTTTTAATTAACTTTCTTGAAAGGAGTGTTTCACCTTGAGCATTAACTCTGAAAAATAACAGAAAGCTTACTTTGCAGGTTGAAATTAATGTTAGagatataagcaagagatgatTCAAACATCTCTAATCGGGGCAGTAAATTGCAGGTTTGGAAAATGGGACGATTATTCTAACATCTCAAATCGAGAATCATCAACTATTGGTCTACTGAGCTCTTGCATAACATGTAACAAAATGCAATAACATTAACTCTACTCACTGAGCTCAGTGTTCCGTGTATGATGTTTTTCTTAGTTGTATTGTTTAGATATTTCCATATTTTTTTATCTGTTGTTGAATAGGCTGTTTCTGGATAGAAAAACACCTGTGAATAATCTTATGAAGTTTCATCGATTAGTCAAGAAGTTTTCGAGAATTGTTTGGAATATGTTTTTAAATGCCTTTTATTATAGATAATAATATAGTTATTATGTATAATTTAATTCGCATGTTTGTGGTCGTATCGCTGGAAAATAAGTTACCTTTCATTTTTTCCAGGAGCTGCTGCAAACGAAATACGACGAGGATTGAGTCAAGATTGGTATCGGATTTATAATATTGTCCAAATTATGTTTccgttttgaaaaagaaatttactGAGCTTCCATGGATGAATCAGCCAACGGGTCGTATGTCGCTGTGATTTTAAAAATGTCACGAGACTGATACAATATGCTGTTCGGTTTCCAAAAAATAAAggctgataaaaaaaaagacctgaAATGACAAAACACAGAGACAATGATAATCCTAACCACGAAGAAAATGCAATTGCATTTTTTCCTTCACGGAAGGGAAAAACCAACTACCCATGAACAGTAATGAAGGTCATGGTAACCGATGGTTACCGACAAAATAATAAAGCAATGGTGACTGGAAGGCCCTGAAGATTCTGTGTGTGTTTACAATATTTCGTTAGACACGGCCTAACTTAATCACGGAGCAACGTGAATGATTTGCcgttacaattttttggttttgaaatttaaaaaaggaggAGAGCTGTAGGTATAGAATTAAAAATACCCGCAGGTATAATTAGACTAGTCGCATTAACCTGATAAATGAGGTTCTTTGCAATTGTTATATCCTTCGCCAATTTCTTTGCCCTCGAGTGTTTGTCCCAGGTTAATAAGATACACCCTGTCGAGCATTGCGTATGCGGAATCACGAGATGTGTGTTTGATAGGTAGTTCCTACTGCATGGCATGTGTATTGGTCAGAAAAACTGCCATTACGACTATAAATTTCGTATAGTTGTACAATTGGTGCCCACAAGCATACCTCAGTGCAAACATAACTTAACATTCCCCCGGCGTTTGATGCAACATCGGCCAACTGATTAACTATTCTGACCGAATCAAGCGAGAAGCATCAAAACTGGGGTAAGTTATTTATTTCCTCGAAATATTTAAGCGATGTCTGGTTTTTAAACGTCAACTTCAAGATTGAGCCTGGTTACTCTGTGCCGGAACGGGAGCTTTCTGCGAATCTTTAGACCCTCCTCCTTTTTGACGCCTTAGCGTGTTTCCTTAACTTCCCGCATGCAATTAAATTCGGGTTTTATTTGGCAGTAAATGAAAACTTCTTTTTGTGGAAATTCACGCCATAACAAATTCCATTCCAACAATCTTGTTTATACTCTACAAAAAGGTACAGCATACATCATGAGTTGTTTGTGTCCAAGAAAAAGGATGAAATAATCTAGCCCATGTAGATCGAAGAGCTTTCACGTTTTAATTCACTAAAGATCATTCTGTTTGGAAAGACAGAGCTTGTAATAGTTCAATCAGAAGCTCAAGAATATACGCAAAACCTCATTAAAACTGATGATATCGCTAAATTGCGtcgaaaagaaaacatttcaactaTACTTTGGTGCAACCAGACAAAAAGCAATCAACCGTAAAAGTTGTTGATTTTGCAAAATGACTTCTTCATTTACTGAAACTGGCAAGCGTGCTCAGACCTACCTTTCTAGCAGTATTTGGGATTAATATTACGAGTGATATTTGTAATGTAAGTAAAACATCACGAACCGCGAAGCGACGAGTGACAAATTGAGGACGATTTTTGTATCACAAGCTTGTATTCACCACGCAGAAACCATGCTGTTTTTGTTCACGTCATGAGGGAAACTGTGATGTGTTATTATTTTACATATAAGTATTTTAAATTCGGCTAAAATACTGGTGTTAGGCTATCACATTTCTTAACTTCCTCAGCCCATAGAATAATGATTGTAGGGTAATGACTGTAAACATTAGGTCTCTTTTTACAGCTGTGTCTATATATATGTTGTTTACTGTGGAATTCTCTCCAACAAAATGGGGTTAGCTTGATACCTCAAAAAGGCCTATGGTGCATTAGGCCAGCTGCGCCTTAGAAATTAACCTTAAATTGAAGGGAACTTGGCAAATGCATGGGGCTTGTGTATAAACATGTCAAGGCCGTATAAAAGGAGAACAAAACGGTCATTAGTTCTTTCCTAACTGCTTAAATTTTAACCTTGTCGTCGTGTACGGCGAAACAACAACAGATTATATGAAAGGAAGGGCGCTTACCATCACTTTTCTTTTCCGTTTAACAGTCTTCAATCAACAAGGCAGCAATTGTGCAATCTGAAGGCTTGCTCGTTACCGAATCCTAAAATTCCTCACCCGATTTCAGGGCGGAGGATTTGTCACTGGAAACACTGGTCTCAGATTACTGCGAGATGGAACAGAAGCACCGCACCATCTTGCGCCATTATTGGTGCGATATCAGAGATAACCTGGAACCTAATAATATACTGCCGAAGTTGGTCTTAGTTTTGGGAGAAACGGACGAGGAAGAAATCAAGGAACAATCTACAAGACAGGAAAGATGTGACAAGCTGTTAAAAATCTTACCCACAAGAGGAGAGAATGCTTTTGATGTATTCGTTAATGCTTTGGTTAAAGAGGCACCCCATCTTGCGGAGAAGTTAACTGAAGCAGGTAATAAGGATGAGCCTTATCAATCATCGACTCTCAGGGATCGAAGTATTAGTAAAGTGGCCCTATAAAGAAGACTTGGGTTTCCACCCAAATGCAATTCTGGTTGAGTACCCCTTCGTATAAATTTAACCAAATCAAACCGAGAATAAAATTGGTTGACCAACTCCACTACCGCTATGAATTTCGCCCTGAATTTTGCAACTATTAATTatgttaataaaaaaatgatttgaacccggcagtaacataccttgattgaaaaagatcatctgcgTTATtggagtccttctcaggactccaatcacccagatgatctttttcaatcaaggtatactTAGTTAATAGTTTCCTATCCTCCAAAATGGAGAGGCTGTTCAACCTCCGGGAAAAGGCAACTTGGTGTTTTCCCGGAAGGAGAGGGGTGGGGAGGAGCAAAGAAGTTCAGATAAGTAACCTTTCGAgaatttgaggaaaaaaaataattgattgaTACCAGTTGCCCTGGGTCATCAAAAAAGTTCGATATGAGCAACTCTCTTATAGTCTGCGAGAAAGGAGGCTTGGTTTACACTAAACGATTTGGGTGTTGGTTAGTTCGCTCTTTCACAATACCACGCGCTTGTACATAAGCATatggtttttgttgctgtttcatTCACTGTTAATAGTTTAACGTACGTCACGTCATgtcgctgttgttgttgttgtcaccTTTAGTTGAACTGAAATAACTCATTGGCGACAAAATGAGGAGACTACGGCAATGTCCATCACTTACTCATCTCATGCGGAGGTAGATTTAGTGAAAACTGACAGTGTTATTCATGGTTGTTAAGTTCCTTATGTCATCGATGTTATAAAATGAGCTGTTTAACCACTCATGATTAAtgaatatatataattataattgtaCTTAGTGATTAAGATTCTTGGAAAATGCAAAGtcacttttaaatttttttttcatagacaTAGATACCGAGGATGAAATAATCAAAGCCAGAGAGCAGAGCGCGAAGTTCCGAGCAAAAATTCGTAAGTTGAAAACAGAGTTGGAGGTAGAGAAACATAATCGTGACATGAAGACTTtgaaagaacttgaaaaactgaaaagcCCTCAAGGAAAGGGAAAAGAAgcgaaagaagaagaaactaCTCCTGACGGATTGCAAAAGACGGAGACCCGAGAAGGAGGATACCAGAGAAGATTCAGGGAAATGCCACGACGTACGTGCTTTGTGCAGTTGTTACCTCATTGTAGGCCTCGGACACAAAAACGAATTTTCGTTTACgatcttgaaaaagaaaagtcttaTATACAAACATATGTATCTTTTTCCTCGTCATGGGAGCGAGGAGGGAATGGATGTGACTTGAGTGATCAGTCACCCTTTATCATTGTAGTAGCTATGTAAACCTCTCCTGATTGTAATTATAGCTAGTGAGACAGTAGCATTCGCTTCCATCCGTCAAAGCCCAAAGTATTTTGGAAAAATGTGTGAATAAttgatgtttttgctttttctttgtccAGAGAGCGAAAATCAAACTagggaaaaagaaattcaagaattgataaagaaaagcaaagattaTCAAGGAGAAAGTCAATTACAGCAGGAAGACTTGCAATTGTTTCCAAGGAAGCTTGAGCCAGAGAACAAgggacaacaacaaaaaaatggacAATCCCAACGGAAGTATAAAGAACCAGAGGACAAGGTTACCAATAGATCGTCAGAGTTGAAAGAACTACTTGCCGAAATAATTCAGCAACACAGAGGTGAATAAATGGCACGCCAAAAACGTACTTGTCAACTGCCTACGACTGTAAGGTGCTATTTTGTCTGTCTTTGGTTACTATGACATGACTACTACTGGGCTAATTCCCGAGCCTGAGAGGGAGGAGGGGCATGtgtctttttttcccttctctCCTTTCCCCTCTTTCTTAAGTTTAGCTGTCGCCCTCGTTCTCATACCACTAAAACACCGCCTTTCTTTCCCTTACTTTTTTcacttccttttcttttttctttctagcTCCATAAGCAAGATGATTTCGTATTTGAACCTACAGATGTAATTCATTTTGTGGTATTTTCAATTTAGAAGATGCGTCTTGCTCTCATTGCGTGATCCTAAGAAACGAGAGGGACTCTACAATGACAGAAATTCAGACTTTGCGAGAAGAAATTCAAAAGCTGGATGAAGGAATTACAAAAATACTCAAATATTGTCAATCAAACACCCAAACACCACATAAATGGCATCAAAGTCCACAAGAAAAACCTGGAAACTTGCCACACGAGCATAAGCCAGTGAACAAGAAACACCAAGAAGAGATAAAAGATctccaaaagaaaaataataaaaggcTAGAGGATCTGGAGAAATCTAAAGAGAAACTAGAAAAAGATTTGCTGAAAAGTCAGAAAGATTTGGAAAAACTTAAAAAGGATTTTGCCTGCGAGAATGAGAGGGTAAAAGAATATCAacaaaaattagaaaaggagAGTAAGGCTAAAGATTACTTGCTTGAGCAAAAGTCGAAAGATGAAACGCAGATGAAAGAGGAGAACAGTAGTCTTAAAGAGAAGCTAAAAGAAGAGATATCAACGTTGGACAATCTGAAGAAGGAGGTACACAGATTAAGGCTAACACCGAAGGAAATGAAAGGACGTAGGTGGTTTTTGCTGTTGTTACCTCACTGTAGGCCAGGCCTGGATTCAAAAATCTGGATTTTGCTTTGGATTTTTAGTTCATGTCCAAAAATGATAGAGCGTTAGATTCCatttaaagaaaaagtttgTTCGTAAA
The nucleotide sequence above comes from Acropora muricata isolate sample 2 chromosome 12, ASM3666990v1, whole genome shotgun sequence. Encoded proteins:
- the LOC136892342 gene encoding DNA ligase 1-like isoform X2; amino-acid sequence: MEQKHRTILRHYWCDIRDNLEPNNILPKLVLVLGETDEEEIKEQSTRQERCDKLLKILPTRGENAFDVFVNALVKEAPHLAEKLTEADIDTEDEIIKAREQSAKFRAKIRKLKTELEVEKHNRDMKTLKELEKLKSPQGKGKEAKEEETTPDGLQKTETREGGYQRRFREMPRQSENQTREKEIQELIKKSKDYQGESQLQQEDLQLFPRKLEPENKGQQQKNGQSQRKYKEPEDKVTNRSSELKELLAEIIQQHREDASCSHCVILRNERDSTMTEIQTLREEIQKLDEGITKILKYCQSNTQTPHKWHQSPQEKPGNLPHEHKPVNKKHQEEIKDLQKKNNKRLEDLEKSKEKLEKDLLKSQKDLEKLKKDFACENERVKEYQQKLEKESKAKDYLLEQKSKDETQMKEENSSLKEKLKEEISTLDNLKKEVHRLRLTPKEMKGQIYTYSKDFDERGVVYHFIYGKTS
- the LOC136892342 gene encoding interaptin-like isoform X1, which encodes MEQKHRTILRHYWCDIRDNLEPNNILPKLVLVLGETDEEEIKEQSTRQERCDKLLKILPTRGENAFDVFVNALVKEAPHLAEKLTEADIDTEDEIIKAREQSAKFRAKIRKLKTELEVEKHNRDMKTLKELEKLKSPQGKGKEAKEEETTPDGLQKTETREGGYQRRFREMPRQSENQTREKEIQELIKKSKDYQGESQLQQEDLQLFPRKLEPENKGQQQKNGQSQRKYKEPEDKVTNRSSELKELLAEIIQQHREDASCSHCVILRNERDSTMTEIQTLREEIQKLDEGITKILKYCQSNTQTPHKWHQSPQEKPGNLPHEHKPVNKKHQEEIKDLQKKNNKRLEDLEKSKEKLEKDLLKSQKDLEKLKKDFACENERVKEYQQKLEKESKAKDYLLEQKSKDETQMKEENSSLKEKLKEEISTLDNLKKEVHRLRLTPKEMKGRRWFLLLLPHCRPGLDSKIWILLWIFSSCPKMIER